TTCGGTTTTAGAATGGAAGTCGAGAGAATTTTAGAAAGTCCTCGTGTCACTCTTCCTTATGCGGAATCCAAATGGACCGATATTCTGAGAAGAGGAAAGGCCCTCGATCATAAGATTCGAGATCTTGGATTAGAAATTTCGATCGGCGGTGAACCTACGTTTATTTCCGATAAGGATCGAGAAGGAGCTGAATGGAATCACGAAGCCTTAGGAGAAGAAAAATTTAAACTCTCCAAAGAACTCATGTATCGTCTCAAGAAGGATTTTACTTCCGGTTCTCTTTTGCAATTTTCTCAGGGTAAATGGTATCCTGGAGAACCTCTTCCTCGCTGGAGTATGAATTGTTTTTGGAGAAAAGACGAAGTCGCGCTCTGGAACGAGGATTCTCTTTTGATCGACACTCCGGATTCTCCAAAAAAGAAAAAGGAAGAGATCGACGCTCACAAAGCCTCGGAAACTCTCGCGTGCGCGATTTGTAGAACACTCGGAATCGATCTTTCTTATATGATTCCGATGTATGAGGATAATCTTTATTATCTTTGGAAAGAGGCCAATCTTCCGTTTGAACTCGAAAAAAAACTCGCGACCGCATTCGATACTCTCGAAAGACAGAGGTTGTTGAAGGTCTTGGATAAGGGTTTTAAAAAAGAAGTGGCCTTTGCTATTCCAGTATATTATAATTATTTAAAAAATGAATGGGAAAGTTCCGTTTGGAATTTTAGAAGAGAAAAACTTTTTTTAATTCCTGGAGATTCCCCGGCGGGTCTTCGAATCCCGTTTTCTTCCATCAGTGATCGTTTTCGAGAGATTCCGGAATTTACTTCGATTGAAAAAAAACCGAATCTTCCTTCTCGGAAAGTTTTGGAGGATAAGATTCGAAAGAGGGTGGATACGCCGCCAAAGATGTTTAGCGAAAAGGAATTGCCGATTCAGTCCACGCTCGTCGTGGAAGTGAGGGACGGAGTTCTTCACGTATTCTTACCTCCGGTTCCATCTTCGGATGTTTGGGTGGATCTTATCGCCAGCGTAGAACAAGCGACTCTTGCTTCCGGTTTTCAAGTGCGTCTCGAAGGTTACGAACCCGCGAGAGACGAAAGAATCGGATTTTTTAGAATCACTCCGGATCCGGGTGTGATCGAAGTGAATCTACATCCTTCGACTTCGTTTGCAGAACTCGAAAACAAAACTAAAATTCTTTATGAAAGAGCCCTCGAAACAAAACTCAGCACTGAAAAATTTCAAGTGGATGGAAGAGCCTCCGGAACCGGAGGAGGAAATCATATCACAGTAGGAGCTTTGACTCCGGAAGAAAGTCCGTTTCTAAAAAGACCGGATCTCTTGAGAAGTCTTGCGACCTATTGGCAACACCATCCGTCTCTTTCTTATTTGTTTTCCGGTTTGTTTATCGGAACTACTTCTCAGTCTCCAAGGATGGACGAAGGAAGAGAAGAAATTCTTTATGAGTTCGAGGTTGCTTGTAGACAAGTCGACAACTTAGAGAGCGTTCCTCCGTGGCTTATCGATCGTCTTTTTAGAAATCTTCTCGTGGATATCACGGGCAACACACATCGTTCGGAGATTTCCATCGATAAACTTTATTCTCCAACCGGATCGACGGGCCGTTTGGGTCTTGTGGAATTTCGTGCGTTTGAAATGCCGCCTCACTACAAGATGAGCGTAGTCCAACAGATGTTTGTTCTATCATTGTTGTGCCGCTTTTGGGAAAAACCTTACAAACATCCGCCGATTCGAAGAGGAACCGAACTTCACGACAAATATCTTCTACCTTTTTATGTTTGGGAGGATTTTAAGGATGTTCTCAAGGATCTAAAGGAACACGGTTATCCTTTTTACGAAGACGACTTTATTCCGTTTTTTGAATTTAGATTTCCTGAATATGGTCATATTCAAAAAGATACGATCAAGATCGAAGTAAGGATGGCCTTGGAACCCTGGGATGTTTTAGGAGAAGAGGCTAATTCTTTCGGAACTTCCAGAGCCGTTGACGCCGCCTTGGAAAGAATTCAGGTAAAAGTGGAAGGCTGGATTCCGGAACGTTATATTCTTTCCTGCAACGGCTACGAGGTTCCTCTTCGAGCTACGGGAAAAAACGGAGAAGCGGTCGCCGGAGTTCGTTTTAAAGCCTGGGCTCCCGTTTTTACTCTACACCCGAATCTTCCGATCACCAATCCTTTAGTCTTTGATCTCTGGGACACTTGGAGCGAACGGTCCATCGGAGGTTGTAAATATTTTATTTCCCATCCGGGTGGTAGGTCTTACGATACGTTTCCGGTAAATTCTTTCGAGGCTGAGAGCAGAAGAATCAGTCGCTTTTTGGATCAAGGACATACGGCCGGTGCGACAAGTCGTCCGAAAAATCTTGCTCATCCACATTCTCCCTATACCTTGGATTTGCGTTTGGCGCCGGGTCCGGGTTGGAAAAAAAAGACTTCGTAAAGAATCGCCAAAATGTACGGACTTTGAAAAATGGTTCAGAATTTTATGGTCAACCCAGCCAACGCGAGATTGAACCTTCGAGAAGGATATAACCCGAATCCGTCTATTTATGACGAATTGTATGACGGAGAAGGCAAGCTCAGGTCTAAATACGAATTTTTAATCAACTCTTTAGAATCCTTATCTCAAGAAGAAATGGTTCGAAGAAAGAGAGATTCGCTTCGAATACTTCAAGAAAACG
This is a stretch of genomic DNA from Leptospira tipperaryensis. It encodes these proteins:
- a CDS encoding DUF2126 domain-containing protein, which gives rise to MSIRVALTHETIYQYDRKITLSPHVIRLRPAPHCKTNIVSYSLKVEPEKQFLNWQQDPFGNFQARLVFPEKTDKLSVLVDLVVDMKVINPFDFFVEAYAEDYPFEYEEILKLELAPYLTPSENGTLLQSYLKALRADGITEKKRIIDFIVELNRRISSDIGYIIRLEPGVQTCEDSLQKRTGSCRDSSFLLVQILRHFGLAARFVSGYLIQLKADQTPLEGPKGPEKDFTDLHAWAEVFLPGAGWVGMDPTSGLLTGEGHIPLAATPEPMSAAPIFGYADPAETTFGFRMEVERILESPRVTLPYAESKWTDILRRGKALDHKIRDLGLEISIGGEPTFISDKDREGAEWNHEALGEEKFKLSKELMYRLKKDFTSGSLLQFSQGKWYPGEPLPRWSMNCFWRKDEVALWNEDSLLIDTPDSPKKKKEEIDAHKASETLACAICRTLGIDLSYMIPMYEDNLYYLWKEANLPFELEKKLATAFDTLERQRLLKVLDKGFKKEVAFAIPVYYNYLKNEWESSVWNFRREKLFLIPGDSPAGLRIPFSSISDRFREIPEFTSIEKKPNLPSRKVLEDKIRKRVDTPPKMFSEKELPIQSTLVVEVRDGVLHVFLPPVPSSDVWVDLIASVEQATLASGFQVRLEGYEPARDERIGFFRITPDPGVIEVNLHPSTSFAELENKTKILYERALETKLSTEKFQVDGRASGTGGGNHITVGALTPEESPFLKRPDLLRSLATYWQHHPSLSYLFSGLFIGTTSQSPRMDEGREEILYEFEVACRQVDNLESVPPWLIDRLFRNLLVDITGNTHRSEISIDKLYSPTGSTGRLGLVEFRAFEMPPHYKMSVVQQMFVLSLLCRFWEKPYKHPPIRRGTELHDKYLLPFYVWEDFKDVLKDLKEHGYPFYEDDFIPFFEFRFPEYGHIQKDTIKIEVRMALEPWDVLGEEANSFGTSRAVDAALERIQVKVEGWIPERYILSCNGYEVPLRATGKNGEAVAGVRFKAWAPVFTLHPNLPITNPLVFDLWDTWSERSIGGCKYFISHPGGRSYDTFPVNSFEAESRRISRFLDQGHTAGATSRPKNLAHPHSPYTLDLRLAPGPGWKKKTS